A DNA window from Fibrobacter sp. UWR3 contains the following coding sequences:
- a CDS encoding leucine-rich repeat domain-containing protein, whose amino-acid sequence MNLLDIIAKAKAEKAKSLDLSQKELRLLPPELFEIDSLEELNLDRNKLVEIPDEIGKLKNLKSLSVSENDLMELPETIGELKNLNHLYLGYNSLSELPASVGNLVNLNTVNIAKNQLLDLPKEIGKWTKVTKLSLHDNMLSDIPATIGDMKSLVKLYLDNNELASIPASLEKLANLEILMVSGNSLSSVPSELGNLKKLRELVLDANQLSTLPESLSQCDKLETISVVENPMEEGVPHALLNKKGLKVDQ is encoded by the coding sequence ATGAATCTGCTTGATATTATTGCCAAGGCAAAGGCCGAGAAGGCCAAATCGCTCGACCTGTCCCAGAAGGAGCTCAGGCTCCTCCCGCCCGAGCTTTTCGAAATCGACTCCCTCGAAGAACTGAACCTCGACCGCAACAAGCTGGTCGAAATACCCGACGAAATCGGGAAACTCAAGAACCTGAAGAGCCTCTCGGTGAGCGAGAACGACCTGATGGAACTCCCCGAGACCATCGGCGAGCTCAAGAACCTGAACCACCTCTACCTGGGCTACAACAGCCTGTCCGAACTGCCGGCTAGCGTCGGGAACCTCGTGAACCTGAATACGGTGAACATCGCGAAGAACCAGCTCCTGGACCTCCCGAAAGAGATTGGCAAGTGGACAAAGGTCACCAAGCTCAGCCTCCACGACAACATGCTTTCCGATATTCCCGCGACCATCGGCGACATGAAGAGCCTCGTGAAGCTCTACCTCGACAACAACGAACTCGCCTCCATCCCGGCATCCCTCGAGAAGCTTGCGAACCTCGAGATTCTCATGGTTTCGGGCAACAGCCTGAGCAGCGTGCCCTCCGAACTCGGAAACCTCAAGAAGCTCCGCGAACTCGTGCTCGACGCGAACCAGCTGTCGACGCTCCCCGAATCGCTCAGCCAGTGCGACAAGCTCGAGACCATCTCCGTCGTGGAAAACCCGATGGAAGAAGGCGTACCGCACGCACTCCTGAACAAGAAGGGCCTGAAGGTAGATCAGTAG
- a CDS encoding FKBP-type peptidyl-prolyl cis-trans isomerase: MKTKLIIAAGALAMLMTGCDQLCPSKSAPAKTSLVTQKDTTSYAFGAHFANQVYAQLVARDSIELDLDLFIQAFKDRFNQDSSKYLMNDSTVFATLMNIQQQKQLEAQKKDSIASEKRKSEGAAFLETNKTAEGVVTTASGLQYKVLTEGTGATPGDSDVVKVHYTGTLLDGTKFDSSIDRGQPLEFPINAVIPGWTEMLKLMKVGEKVTAWIPFDLAYGPYGRPPQIPGYSLLVFEMELIDTKAPEAPKAEPAAKPAKAVKAAKPVAPKAEAKPAEAPKAEAKPAEAPKAE, from the coding sequence ATGAAAACAAAATTGATTATTGCCGCTGGCGCTCTCGCCATGCTCATGACCGGCTGTGACCAGCTGTGCCCGAGCAAGAGTGCTCCGGCCAAGACCTCCCTGGTTACCCAGAAGGATACGACCAGCTACGCCTTCGGTGCGCACTTTGCCAACCAGGTGTACGCCCAGCTCGTGGCCCGCGATTCCATCGAACTGGATCTTGACCTCTTTATCCAGGCTTTCAAGGACCGTTTCAACCAGGATTCCAGCAAGTACCTGATGAACGATTCCACCGTGTTTGCTACCCTCATGAACATCCAGCAGCAGAAGCAGCTTGAAGCTCAGAAGAAGGACAGCATCGCTTCTGAAAAGCGCAAGAGCGAAGGCGCCGCCTTCCTTGAGACGAACAAGACTGCCGAAGGCGTTGTGACGACTGCTTCGGGCCTCCAGTACAAGGTGCTTACCGAAGGTACGGGCGCTACTCCGGGTGATTCCGACGTGGTCAAGGTGCACTACACCGGAACGCTCCTCGACGGAACCAAGTTCGATAGCTCCATCGACCGTGGCCAGCCGCTCGAATTCCCGATTAACGCCGTGATTCCGGGCTGGACCGAAATGCTCAAGCTCATGAAGGTGGGCGAGAAGGTTACCGCATGGATTCCGTTCGACCTCGCTTATGGCCCGTACGGCCGTCCTCCTCAGATTCCGGGCTACAGCCTGCTCGTGTTCGAAATGGAACTCATCGACACCAAGGCTCCGGAAGCCCCGAAGGCTGAACCTGCTGCCAAGCCCGCCAAGGCTGTGAAGGCTGCAAAGCCCGTTGCCCCGAAGGCCGAAGCCAAGCCTGCTGAAGCCCCGAAGGCAGAGGCCAAGCCCGCCGAAGCCCCGAAGGCTGAATAA
- the glmS gene encoding glutamine--fructose-6-phosphate transaminase (isomerizing) has translation MCGIVGYIGQSEALPILVGGLKKLEYRGYDSSGIAVIENGSIHVVKASGKISALEDKLKTQKVTGKTGIAHTRWATHGAPTVENAHPHTSYDGKISIVHNGIIENYASLKAKLISEGIKFQSETDTEVLAHLIARFYKGDLKAAVLKALDKVEGTFGLAVICSEEPGTLIGARRGSPLILGIGSNSDFFLASDVSAIINHTQKVVYLDDNDIVQITGNNYSIVNMNSHEVQREVKDVEFDADAVAKGGFAHFMLKEIFEQPEVLRNTMRGRLLSAEGNAKLAGLDTNIKELRNINRIIITACGTSYYAGMVGEYMIEDLAGVPVEVEYASEFRYRNPIIKPGTLVLAISQSGETADTLAALKEAQQKGATALAICNGVGSTIARTSDGGVYLHAGPEIGVASTKAFTSQVTVLAMIALLLGRQRRLSFESGADIVKAMQELPTLVEQTLQLSDQIAGIAQKYAKANNFLYLGRHFNYPVAMEGALKLKEISYIHAEGYPAAEMKHGPIALIDENMPVVVIAPKDALFDKVISNVREIKARGGRVIAVTTEDCKPLDEFADHLIKVPKTIPMLMPIVTCVPLQLLAYHIAVLRGNDVDQPRNLAKSVTVE, from the coding sequence ATGTGCGGAATTGTCGGATACATCGGTCAAAGCGAAGCGTTACCCATCCTGGTCGGCGGGCTCAAGAAGCTCGAGTACCGCGGCTACGATAGCTCGGGCATCGCTGTCATCGAGAACGGCAGCATCCACGTGGTGAAGGCTTCGGGCAAGATTAGCGCACTCGAAGACAAGCTGAAAACGCAGAAAGTTACCGGAAAGACCGGCATCGCGCACACCCGCTGGGCCACCCACGGCGCCCCCACCGTCGAAAACGCCCACCCGCACACAAGCTACGACGGGAAAATTTCGATTGTCCACAACGGCATCATCGAGAACTACGCAAGCCTCAAGGCAAAACTCATTTCGGAAGGCATCAAGTTCCAGTCCGAAACCGATACCGAAGTCCTAGCACACCTCATCGCCCGCTTCTACAAGGGCGACCTGAAGGCGGCCGTGCTCAAGGCGCTCGACAAGGTGGAAGGCACGTTCGGCCTTGCCGTCATCTGCAGCGAGGAACCGGGCACGCTCATCGGGGCACGCCGCGGCAGCCCGCTCATCCTCGGCATCGGGAGCAATTCCGACTTTTTCCTCGCGAGTGACGTCTCTGCAATCATCAACCACACGCAGAAGGTTGTCTACCTCGACGATAACGACATCGTGCAGATTACGGGCAACAACTACTCCATCGTGAACATGAACAGCCACGAGGTGCAGCGCGAAGTCAAGGACGTGGAATTCGACGCGGACGCCGTCGCGAAGGGCGGGTTCGCGCACTTCATGCTCAAGGAAATCTTCGAGCAGCCCGAAGTGTTGCGCAACACCATGCGCGGGCGCCTGCTCAGCGCAGAAGGCAACGCGAAACTCGCGGGCCTCGACACGAACATCAAGGAACTGAGAAACATCAACCGCATTATCATTACCGCATGCGGCACAAGCTACTACGCGGGCATGGTCGGCGAATACATGATCGAAGACCTGGCGGGCGTCCCGGTGGAAGTCGAGTACGCCTCCGAGTTCCGGTACCGCAACCCCATCATCAAGCCGGGCACGCTCGTGCTCGCCATCAGCCAGTCCGGCGAAACGGCCGACACGCTTGCGGCCCTCAAGGAGGCTCAGCAGAAGGGTGCGACCGCGCTCGCGATATGCAACGGCGTGGGCTCCACCATCGCCCGCACGAGCGACGGCGGCGTATACCTGCACGCGGGTCCCGAAATTGGCGTGGCTAGCACCAAGGCGTTCACAAGCCAGGTGACCGTGCTCGCCATGATCGCCCTCTTGCTCGGGCGCCAGCGCAGGCTCAGTTTCGAAAGCGGCGCGGACATCGTGAAGGCCATGCAGGAACTCCCCACTCTCGTGGAACAGACCTTGCAACTTTCGGACCAGATTGCAGGCATTGCGCAGAAGTACGCGAAGGCGAACAACTTCCTGTACCTGGGCCGCCACTTCAACTACCCCGTGGCCATGGAAGGCGCGCTGAAACTCAAGGAAATCAGCTACATTCATGCCGAAGGCTACCCCGCCGCCGAAATGAAGCACGGCCCCATCGCCCTTATCGACGAGAACATGCCGGTGGTCGTGATTGCCCCGAAGGATGCATTGTTCGACAAGGTCATCAGCAACGTGCGCGAAATCAAGGCACGTGGCGGCCGCGTCATTGCAGTCACCACCGAAGACTGCAAGCCGCTCGACGAGTTTGCGGACCACCTCATCAAGGTGCCGAAGACTATCCCGATGCTCATGCCTATCGTGACATGCGTCCCGCTGCAGCTCCTCGCCTACCACATCGCCGTACTCCGCGGAAACGACGTGGACCAGCCGCGCAACCTCGCGAAGAGCGTGACGGTGGAATAA
- a CDS encoding S41 family peptidase has product MKFTHLFIAGLSAAALLFQACTTSASDEEILSPYMDEESFSRLPKAQQELLFTNFFLQAMYVNAETEVKDVNKYLDEGAKNGFTEDDYEFPDVSYMYSTLSDNFTNYFSPYIAERILKQLVYSEATAGIGADFQEIIETNCTTDGLCTNSGTLVFKHVYKNGPADKAGVLKGDTLLTIDGTGPRNEQHFRRLEAVFDAGETVPFAIKRGEDTLNISITFDQYFSPTVFVDMVDSIPVITVTEFTDTTVLVTGTYGEFLDALEETAGAKSTIIDLRGNPGGTVEHCVNMAAEMLPKNDTIITIISHTIDSLTEEPYIDTTTYITEEDGIGAERYYVILADSNSASCAELMTAGVVSNTKSPVVGQTTYGKAIGQSYLETIAGGLTGITSMRLLDKNWGTYQKYGIVPDFEEGDADKAMQKAVELAKEGTAQRTQGYGTVDKGHFTLAKKHSNKELDRGLFRIIRR; this is encoded by the coding sequence ATGAAATTCACGCATCTGTTTATAGCTGGACTTAGTGCAGCGGCATTGCTGTTCCAGGCCTGCACGACATCCGCTTCTGACGAAGAAATTCTATCGCCTTACATGGACGAGGAATCCTTTAGCCGTCTACCCAAGGCCCAGCAGGAATTACTCTTCACGAATTTCTTTCTCCAGGCGATGTACGTCAATGCCGAAACGGAAGTCAAGGACGTCAACAAGTACCTCGATGAAGGCGCAAAGAATGGATTTACCGAGGACGACTACGAATTCCCTGACGTATCGTACATGTACTCGACCCTGAGCGACAACTTCACGAACTACTTCAGCCCGTATATCGCAGAAAGGATTCTCAAGCAGTTGGTCTATTCCGAAGCGACGGCGGGCATCGGCGCGGACTTCCAGGAAATTATCGAGACCAACTGCACAACGGACGGCTTATGCACCAATTCTGGCACGCTCGTATTCAAGCACGTGTATAAGAACGGCCCTGCAGACAAGGCGGGCGTGCTGAAGGGAGACACTCTGCTTACGATTGACGGAACGGGACCCCGCAACGAGCAACACTTCAGGAGGCTCGAAGCCGTATTCGATGCCGGAGAAACCGTCCCCTTCGCCATCAAGCGTGGCGAGGACACCCTCAATATTTCAATCACGTTCGACCAATACTTTTCCCCCACAGTCTTTGTCGACATGGTCGACTCCATCCCGGTAATTACCGTCACCGAATTTACGGACACGACCGTACTTGTCACCGGCACGTACGGAGAATTCCTCGACGCCCTGGAAGAAACTGCCGGCGCGAAATCCACCATCATCGACCTTCGCGGAAACCCGGGCGGCACCGTGGAGCACTGCGTCAACATGGCGGCAGAAATGCTCCCCAAGAACGACACCATCATCACGATTATCAGCCACACCATTGACTCCCTCACCGAGGAGCCCTATATCGACACGACAACCTATATTACCGAAGAGGACGGTATCGGAGCCGAGCGCTACTACGTGATTCTCGCAGACAGCAATAGCGCCAGCTGTGCGGAACTCATGACCGCAGGCGTCGTGAGCAACACGAAATCACCCGTAGTGGGGCAAACCACCTACGGCAAGGCCATCGGGCAGTCGTACCTGGAAACCATCGCGGGCGGCCTCACCGGCATTACCAGCATGAGGCTCCTGGACAAGAACTGGGGAACCTACCAGAAGTACGGAATTGTCCCGGATTTCGAAGAAGGTGATGCCGACAAGGCGATGCAGAAGGCGGTTGAGCTCGCGAAGGAGGGCACGGCACAGCGTACGCAGGGCTACGGCACCGTCGACAAGGGACACTTCACGCTCGCGAAGAAGCACAGCAACAAGGAACTCGACCGCGGGTTGTTCAGGATAATCCGCAGGTAG
- a CDS encoding AIPR family protein, translated as MELTKSQERRLAFVASLLSLNPNDPNDRIKALRHLNLDENGCFHGFQYSQGFMEFFIFLDEDTPLEKVVAHLNSDLKLLQIAVFRTSDPTNPFFLSLREEADPWDVKKISDGDEEEDEDTPASRPYMETLQITVLRTKASRDLTDSELERTLKDMRRKLGIWKNEVKAKLEIIAEHDDLTRDLRSADDKLEIVMESEPLHLTSDHGELFLGFCPIRTIFDYHVALGKRLKTKHNMAIVSSNIRTYLGNLTHTNAALIDAFQTMERNDDENVNIDDFPFLHNGMTLTGDDLRAKERDGKKVLVIERPKIINGAQSLFTYETYAKKSKKPVNPQVLVKVVVPYPGADNFLNQVTMANNRQNPVFSYHLRAADDLQFFIWQRYQEEGFTYVYKDGVRLKARTRKLEVRMRPELAKTLFMMDGKLSECRSSDCIFDKETLYQRCFGAFVRVAPDKEKDFVRKTIAFTKAWQILSRLPIKIRKVTPGKGVSIEANDDNPLTKITWNGRLEDKFIFRSAVKDLVVALALKHWLVYGDPIQDFEWLVDNELNFNESILRYASKIYTEDLKGILINEFKDNPAYYDTITTIDKDSGESVERRLWKGFANTATYDKMMDLLCKKNRSWEKCRGGIEMFI; from the coding sequence ATGGAACTAACAAAATCGCAGGAACGCCGTCTGGCATTTGTCGCTAGCCTCCTAAGCTTGAACCCTAACGATCCCAACGACCGAATAAAGGCTCTCCGGCACCTGAACCTGGACGAAAACGGCTGTTTCCACGGCTTCCAGTATTCTCAGGGCTTCATGGAGTTCTTCATATTCCTGGACGAGGATACCCCGCTCGAGAAGGTTGTCGCGCACCTGAATTCCGACCTCAAACTGCTCCAGATTGCCGTTTTCCGCACAAGCGACCCCACAAACCCGTTCTTCCTCTCCCTGCGTGAAGAGGCAGACCCGTGGGACGTGAAGAAGATTTCTGACGGCGACGAGGAGGAAGACGAAGATACTCCGGCAAGCCGCCCGTACATGGAAACGCTCCAGATTACGGTGCTCCGCACCAAGGCGAGCCGCGACCTCACCGACTCTGAACTGGAACGCACCCTCAAGGATATGCGCCGCAAGCTCGGTATCTGGAAGAACGAGGTGAAGGCCAAGCTCGAGATTATCGCCGAGCACGACGACCTTACCCGCGACCTCCGCAGCGCCGACGACAAACTTGAAATTGTGATGGAATCCGAACCGCTCCACCTCACGAGCGACCATGGCGAACTTTTCCTCGGTTTCTGCCCCATCCGCACGATTTTCGATTACCACGTAGCCCTCGGCAAGCGCCTCAAGACAAAGCACAACATGGCCATCGTCTCGAGCAATATCCGTACCTACCTCGGTAACCTCACGCACACGAACGCGGCCCTCATCGACGCCTTCCAGACTATGGAACGTAACGACGACGAGAACGTGAATATCGACGACTTCCCGTTCCTGCACAACGGTATGACCCTCACGGGTGATGACCTGCGCGCCAAGGAACGCGACGGCAAGAAGGTGCTCGTCATTGAGCGCCCGAAAATCATTAACGGTGCCCAGTCCCTGTTCACCTACGAAACCTACGCGAAGAAGAGCAAGAAGCCCGTGAACCCGCAGGTGCTCGTGAAGGTCGTGGTGCCGTACCCCGGTGCCGACAACTTCCTGAACCAGGTGACCATGGCCAACAACCGCCAGAACCCGGTGTTCAGCTACCACCTGCGCGCCGCAGACGACCTGCAGTTCTTCATATGGCAGCGCTACCAGGAAGAAGGCTTCACCTACGTTTACAAGGATGGCGTGCGCCTCAAGGCACGTACCCGTAAGCTCGAAGTCCGCATGCGCCCCGAACTTGCAAAGACCCTGTTCATGATGGATGGCAAGCTCAGCGAATGCCGCAGTAGCGACTGCATCTTCGACAAGGAAACGCTTTACCAGCGCTGCTTCGGTGCGTTCGTGCGTGTCGCCCCGGACAAGGAAAAGGATTTCGTCCGCAAGACTATCGCCTTCACGAAGGCATGGCAGATCCTTAGCCGCCTCCCGATTAAGATCCGCAAGGTTACCCCGGGCAAGGGCGTGTCTATCGAGGCCAACGACGATAACCCGCTGACCAAGATTACCTGGAATGGCCGCCTGGAAGACAAGTTCATCTTCCGTAGCGCCGTGAAGGACCTGGTGGTGGCTCTCGCGCTCAAGCACTGGCTTGTGTACGGCGACCCGATTCAGGATTTCGAATGGCTTGTCGACAACGAACTCAACTTCAACGAGTCTATCCTCAGGTACGCTTCGAAGATCTACACCGAAGACCTGAAGGGCATTCTCATCAACGAGTTCAAGGACAATCCGGCCTACTACGACACGATCACCACTATCGACAAGGATAGCGGCGAATCCGTGGAACGCCGCCTGTGGAAGGGCTTCGCGAACACCGCCACTTACGACAAGATGATGGATCTCCTGTGCAAGAAGAACCGCTCTTGGGAAAAGTGCCGCGGCGGCATCGAGATGTTCATCTAG
- a CDS encoding S41 family peptidase, producing the protein MRNYTSCITHKKSIHRCIVLACVLSALAFLAACSDFLSPVESIPAPSEYEYNYWLLQKTYLYGEELAAIPEEGDSVQALFSVLTDRYTRYTEPSHSEAVIESRNTSIITGDIGVEFLRDVSLEHPLFINRVYPESPADRAGVPRYGNVFSINGVELTGDDAYSTYRNVFNDTADISLVIEHDGSVKTYDMKRETIYAPTVFVDTVGGHAVINIREFKPDTYDRENGTYGELKKYLESSTGDKSPRILDLRNNPGGHVDQCIRMADLFVRQGTLSSRKWYAFSPDGKRTEYNTKNDATAGDPGEGGKFVLLANNGSASCAEIFAAAVTELEDIPLVGITTYGKGIGQSSWSTPAGGLATITTLEFLTPKGNSYHKKGLVPQYRCEGGASIACAIEAAEVHFGGVPKKTGYAPAKAAGSMSRNVVNEPEIIVPERPRYEIPGGALVENFVVW; encoded by the coding sequence ATGAGAAATTACACGTCCTGCATTACACATAAAAAGAGTATCCACAGATGTATTGTCCTTGCATGTGTACTGTCTGCACTAGCGTTCCTTGCTGCGTGCAGCGACTTTTTGTCGCCTGTAGAGAGCATTCCTGCGCCAAGCGAGTACGAATACAACTACTGGCTGTTGCAAAAGACCTACCTCTACGGGGAAGAACTGGCGGCGATACCCGAAGAGGGCGATTCCGTGCAGGCGCTCTTCAGTGTGCTTACCGACAGGTACACCCGCTATACGGAACCTTCGCACAGCGAGGCAGTCATTGAGTCGCGCAACACGAGCATCATCACCGGCGACATCGGTGTGGAGTTCTTGCGCGACGTGAGCCTCGAGCATCCGCTGTTCATCAACCGCGTGTATCCCGAAAGCCCCGCCGACCGTGCGGGCGTCCCCAGGTACGGCAACGTATTCTCGATAAACGGGGTCGAACTTACCGGCGACGACGCCTACTCCACCTACAGGAACGTTTTCAACGATACCGCGGACATCTCGCTTGTCATTGAACACGACGGCAGCGTCAAGACCTACGACATGAAGCGCGAGACCATCTACGCCCCGACGGTATTCGTGGACACGGTCGGCGGACATGCGGTCATCAACATCCGCGAGTTCAAGCCCGACACGTACGACCGCGAAAACGGCACCTACGGGGAACTCAAGAAATACCTGGAATCCTCTACGGGCGACAAGTCACCGCGCATTCTCGACCTCCGGAACAACCCCGGCGGGCACGTGGACCAGTGCATCCGCATGGCAGACCTGTTCGTAAGGCAGGGGACGCTTTCTTCCCGGAAATGGTACGCGTTCTCGCCCGACGGGAAGCGCACCGAGTACAACACGAAAAACGACGCCACCGCGGGCGACCCCGGAGAAGGCGGGAAGTTCGTGTTGCTCGCCAATAACGGGAGCGCATCGTGCGCGGAGATTTTTGCAGCCGCGGTCACCGAACTCGAAGATATCCCGCTCGTGGGCATTACCACCTACGGCAAGGGAATCGGGCAATCGTCCTGGAGCACGCCCGCAGGGGGGCTTGCCACCATAACGACGCTCGAGTTCTTGACCCCGAAGGGGAATTCGTACCACAAGAAGGGGCTCGTGCCCCAGTACCGCTGTGAAGGCGGCGCGAGCATCGCGTGTGCCATCGAGGCGGCGGAGGTTCACTTCGGCGGGGTCCCGAAAAAGACCGGCTATGCGCCCGCAAAGGCGGCAGGCTCCATGTCTAGAAATGTTGTCAACGAACCGGAAATCATCGTGCCCGAAAGGCCCCGATACGAGATTCCCGGCGGCGCACTTGTCGAAAATTTTGTAGTTTGGTAA
- a CDS encoding FISUMP domain-containing protein, with product MKKYLAYVMLALIASLWGCSDMGDRDNPTDPGADNFDASLVSGDGNGGGDEPGDGGEGDDGKGSSSSNGISSNSSSSKGSSSSVTPKSSDSETSVSTGTMTDSRDGQTYKTVKIGDQVWMAQNLNYKSDNSYCYNDSAKYCSEYGRLYTWADAMESCPTGWHLPSKDEFVILANIAGGSSKAGKPLMAKDGWNSNGGGYDTYSFAALPGGARNEDGEYVLLGEQGSFWLASEEAFRFVVNNLPLYIAPNNRGRGLSVRCLKDAGQSLSSSSQSGVNSSSSGKVSVELGTFTDERDEQTYKTVKIGDQVWMAQNLNFKTDSSFCYNDEEANCTKYGRHYKWAAAVGKSESECGYGNECSLPSGDIQGACPSGWHLPSKTEWETLFTTVGGNSTAGKVLKSASGWNNSGNGTDAFEFTVLPAGGRYGSGNYSNEGKSAIFWSSTEFEDKDAYIVSLFYDGGAPYLSYAEKRYGYSVRCLMDTEQPSSSSSAISVLSPCKTADSDDCEYGTFTDERDGHTYKTVKIGDQEWMAENLNFDYNVGSAKSYCYDQSELNCDKYGRLYTWAAAMDSSAAFSNSAAGCGYLVDCSLSYPVRGVCPEGWILPDSTDMVKLIKAVGNYSVAGGTLRSVSQGGTDGYGFNFMMAGMRNNSGNYVNKDAIGYLWTSHPRGRYNADHILFEKVESARYYNNYRYNSFSVRCLKN from the coding sequence ATGAAAAAGTATCTTGCTTACGTGATGCTTGCCTTGATTGCCTCCTTGTGGGGTTGTTCCGATATGGGTGACCGCGATAACCCGACAGATCCGGGTGCCGATAACTTTGATGCAAGTCTCGTTTCTGGCGATGGAAACGGTGGCGGTGATGAACCGGGCGATGGTGGTGAAGGTGACGATGGAAAGGGCTCTTCTTCATCGAACGGTATTTCGTCGAATAGTTCTTCTTCGAAGGGTTCGTCATCCAGCGTCACACCGAAGTCGAGCGATAGCGAGACAAGTGTGTCCACCGGAACCATGACCGACTCCCGCGACGGCCAAACCTACAAGACGGTAAAGATTGGCGACCAGGTCTGGATGGCGCAAAACCTGAACTACAAGAGCGATAATAGTTATTGCTATAACGATTCTGCCAAATACTGTTCTGAATATGGTCGCCTTTATACTTGGGCCGACGCGATGGAAAGTTGCCCTACGGGGTGGCATTTGCCTTCGAAGGATGAATTTGTGATATTGGCTAATATTGCTGGTGGAAGTAGCAAGGCCGGCAAGCCGCTAATGGCAAAGGATGGTTGGAACAGCAATGGCGGAGGATATGATACGTATTCCTTTGCGGCGCTTCCTGGCGGAGCAAGGAATGAGGATGGGGAATATGTGCTTTTGGGTGAACAGGGCTCCTTCTGGCTTGCCTCTGAGGAGGCTTTCCGATTCGTAGTAAATAATTTGCCTCTTTATATCGCCCCTAATAACCGAGGGAGGGGCTTGTCTGTGCGTTGCCTGAAGGATGCTGGGCAGTCTTTGAGTTCTTCGTCGCAGTCTGGTGTGAATAGCAGTTCAAGTGGGAAAGTCAGTGTTGAACTAGGTACGTTTACCGATGAACGTGATGAACAAACCTACAAGACGGTAAAGATTGGTGACCAGGTATGGATGGCGCAAAACCTGAACTTCAAAACGGACTCTAGTTTCTGCTACAACGACGAGGAAGCCAACTGCACCAAGTACGGAAGGCATTATAAGTGGGCCGCGGCGGTTGGCAAGTCGGAGAGTGAATGTGGCTATGGTAATGAATGCTCCTTGCCATCGGGTGACATTCAGGGAGCATGTCCCAGTGGCTGGCACCTGCCTAGTAAGACTGAATGGGAAACCTTGTTCACGACTGTTGGCGGAAATTCGACGGCTGGCAAGGTTCTTAAGTCTGCCTCTGGTTGGAATAATAGTGGCAATGGTACGGATGCTTTCGAATTTACGGTGCTCCCTGCCGGCGGCAGGTACGGCAGTGGCAATTACTCCAACGAGGGCAAATCCGCAATCTTTTGGAGTTCTACTGAGTTCGAGGACAAAGACGCATATATTGTGTCCTTGTTCTACGATGGCGGTGCACCGTATTTGAGTTACGCTGAAAAACGTTACGGGTATTCTGTCCGTTGCCTAATGGATACTGAACAGCCTTCGAGTTCTTCTTCTGCGATATCTGTTTTGTCTCCGTGCAAGACTGCTGATAGCGATGATTGTGAATATGGCACCTTTACTGATGAACGTGATGGTCATACCTATAAGACAGTTAAGATTGGCGACCAGGAGTGGATGGCGGAGAATTTGAACTTTGATTATAATGTTGGCTCGGCGAAGAGTTACTGCTATGATCAGTCGGAATTGAATTGTGACAAATATGGAAGGCTTTATACATGGGCTGCCGCAATGGATAGTTCTGCTGCGTTTTCGAACAGTGCCGCTGGATGCGGGTATCTGGTTGATTGCTCTTTGTCTTACCCTGTTCGAGGGGTGTGTCCGGAAGGCTGGATTTTGCCTGATTCAACAGATATGGTAAAATTGATAAAGGCGGTTGGAAATTATTCTGTTGCGGGGGGTACGTTAAGGTCTGTATCGCAAGGAGGTACGGACGGCTATGGTTTTAATTTTATGATGGCTGGAATGCGAAATAATAGTGGAAATTATGTCAATAAGGATGCTATCGGTTATCTTTGGACGTCTCACCCGCGTGGCCGCTATAATGCAGACCATATTTTATTTGAAAAAGTTGAAAGCGCTAGGTATTACAACAATTACAGGTATAACAGTTTTTCTGTTCGTTGTCTCAAGAATTGA